A stretch of Terriglobia bacterium DNA encodes these proteins:
- a CDS encoding IS91 family transposase: MDRPKLEVADVFRRYGESYRWQHGASLSTAQRRVMTAVEVCRTATLGGHLERCDSCHHERPSYNSCRNRHCPKCQSLARAQWVEKRKAEVLDCAYFHVVFTLPEDIAAIAYQNKDLVYSILFRTTAETLTIIAADPKHLGAEIGFFAVLHTWGQNLLHHPHLHCVIPGGGISPDGTRWIPCRPGFFLPVRVLSRLFRRLFLKYLQEAFDRRKLQFFASLEELRDPQVFARYLGEARKTEWVVYAKPPFGGPQQVVDYVGRYTHRVAISNHRLMDIDDGHVTFRWRDYRCDNQQKTMTLAAEEFIRRFLLHVLPVGFHRIRYYGLLGNRYRKEKLAHGRRLLNMVPPRQDSSEPTVTEDYRDRYERLTGHSLRECPVCHRGQMIRVAELPKVRGSPIVQDTS; this comes from the coding sequence ATGGATCGCCCCAAACTGGAAGTGGCGGATGTCTTTCGCCGCTATGGTGAATCCTATCGTTGGCAGCATGGTGCGTCGCTCTCCACTGCACAGCGGCGTGTCATGACCGCAGTCGAGGTGTGTCGAACTGCAACTCTCGGCGGCCATCTCGAACGATGTGACTCATGTCATCACGAACGCCCCAGCTACAACAGCTGCCGCAATCGGCACTGCCCGAAATGCCAATCGCTCGCCCGCGCCCAGTGGGTCGAAAAACGAAAAGCCGAAGTTCTGGACTGCGCGTACTTTCACGTTGTCTTCACTCTTCCCGAAGACATCGCCGCAATCGCTTATCAGAATAAGGATTTGGTGTACAGCATCCTGTTCCGAACCACTGCGGAAACCTTGACGATCATCGCCGCCGATCCGAAACACTTGGGCGCCGAGATCGGCTTCTTCGCCGTGCTCCACACATGGGGACAGAATCTGCTCCATCATCCCCATCTCCACTGTGTTATCCCAGGTGGTGGCATCTCGCCCGACGGTACCCGCTGGATTCCTTGCCGGCCCGGTTTCTTCCTGCCGGTAAGAGTACTGTCCCGTTTGTTCCGCCGACTGTTCTTGAAGTACCTGCAGGAAGCGTTCGACCGCCGCAAGCTGCAGTTCTTTGCTTCACTGGAAGAATTACGAGATCCACAAGTCTTTGCTCGTTACCTCGGTGAGGCGCGGAAAACGGAATGGGTTGTTTACGCCAAGCCGCCGTTCGGTGGCCCTCAACAAGTGGTCGACTACGTCGGCCGTTACACTCACCGTGTCGCCATCTCCAATCATAGGCTCATGGATATCGACGATGGTCACGTGACATTCAGGTGGCGTGACTATCGCTGCGACAACCAGCAGAAAACCATGACCCTGGCAGCGGAGGAATTCATCCGGCGGTTTCTGCTTCATGTTCTACCTGTTGGCTTCCATCGCATCCGCTACTACGGGCTCCTTGGCAACCGGTACCGCAAAGAGAAATTGGCGCATGGCCGCCGGCTTCTCAATATGGTTCCTCCCCGTCAGGATTCTTCCGAACCCACAGTAACCGAAGACTATCGTGATCGATACGAACGTCTCACCGGACACTCCCTGCGGGAATGTCCGGTTTGCCATCGAGGCCAGATGATCAGAGTCGCGGAATTGCCAAAGGTTCGTGGATCGCCAATCGTCCAGGACACATCATGA
- a CDS encoding site-specific integrase translates to MTSLRQRMIEDMQIRNLAVNTQDSYIQQVSLFARHFGKSPELLGPDQIRTYQVYLTTERNLAPGSITIAVAALRFLYKVTLKKTWSLQDIIPAPKKPQTLPNVLSPEEVIQFLDAVASRKHRAILTTCYGAGLRISEAVALQPPAIDSRRMVLRVEQGKGKKDRYVMLSPKLLEVLRDWWRVERPRHWLFPGDMPGQHITRSAVGQACEQAHGICKISKPITPHSLRHAFAVHLLEQGTDIRTIQLLLGHRSLSTTAKYLKIATSKVCSTSSPLDLLPRPVSMEVKPAPPRHF, encoded by the coding sequence ATGACATCTCTTCGGCAACGCATGATCGAGGACATGCAGATTCGCAATTTGGCTGTCAACACCCAGGATTCCTACATTCAACAGGTCTCACTATTTGCACGCCACTTTGGCAAGTCGCCAGAACTTTTGGGACCCGACCAGATTCGTACGTATCAGGTGTACTTGACGACGGAAAGGAATCTGGCACCAGGTTCAATCACTATCGCTGTCGCGGCACTACGTTTCCTCTATAAGGTCACCCTGAAGAAGACATGGTCCTTGCAGGACATCATCCCGGCCCCGAAAAAACCCCAGACGCTCCCCAACGTTCTCAGCCCCGAAGAGGTCATTCAGTTCCTCGACGCCGTCGCAAGCAGAAAGCATCGTGCCATCTTGACGACATGTTACGGAGCCGGCTTACGCATCTCTGAGGCTGTTGCTCTCCAGCCTCCCGCAATCGACAGCAGGCGCATGGTTCTGCGTGTCGAACAAGGCAAGGGCAAGAAGGATCGGTACGTGATGCTGTCGCCAAAACTCCTGGAGGTGTTGCGCGATTGGTGGCGAGTGGAACGGCCACGGCACTGGCTCTTCCCAGGTGACATGCCCGGTCAGCACATCACCCGGTCCGCCGTTGGACAAGCATGCGAACAGGCCCACGGCATTTGTAAGATTTCCAAACCGATCACCCCGCACTCGCTGCGGCACGCCTTCGCCGTGCACCTGTTAGAACAAGGTACTGACATCCGCACCATTCAACTGCTACTCGGGCATCGCAGTCTGTCTACGACCGCAAAATATCTCAAAATCGCGACCAGCAAAGTGTGCTCGACATCGAGCCCGCTCGATCTGCTACCTCGTCCTGTTTCCATGGAGGTCAAGCCCGCCCCGCCGCGGCATTTCTAA
- a CDS encoding Hsp70 family protein, which yields MGLSSMWGILSRNRKAALARARHKLDKAVRSNSVSLSVGGKAWTCYEKALVVAMKCGSDAVTSLVLDFDLKFPSGVAPVDSPLREGLTILMASEPVPDQILEAAHRLALRHGDTAQIRRIEHLTCLNLARRGESDRLISKLLGRVKCGLLGKQEIEEVTSVYLSAHRFNVASPWTGFFERLPHDQLPRIHEVHALLGRFFDAAEIAELYGDSRAALCYLLQCPGTEAACRAVSLSEGRVHDPELAAKAYHHAGEAFYQDGNYATAAEHFHKANDPLWLSDCYLLMGRIPDAVKWRPEISPAWLARVRENADQMLRDFTQQGVLLEAIRLVRGTAESLRTKKHEEYIRSEAARLDEILNSLVRTARASLAEESRGAPPGADVFRRWSAIEEAAGNFLEAGIQAESAQDYLSATLMFEKAGAFGQALRAFDRSSRSDHLERRAELLERGGDLLMAGLIYERLGQVEKAIALFEQTGEFARAANLLRSQLSDERAALDDRYLKLAANAGRAEEVAQLCWDCAGKSSLPGERVRFLRRIKFIVEQGYVGAAWAERVEGEIAQIDAAGRSLFASRAVEWADKAARDVLGAYVQALGVDLGTSNSVVALYQKQLGQPEIVELDGKQLIPSTFAIDEAGREIVGVSAAGWLGKSPLALVTEAKREMGSGRSYKADQRMYRPEEISARILQYAQQRASEYLRRKIAERMAALAKSEFRKEVPEEWISDYLREHPPATVFVQAVITVPAHFNEAQKQATRAATEVAGIKLLRLIHEPTAACLAQPPWKSQGEGVLVIDLGAGTFDLSLVQAAEGIYEVQQIVGNSRLGSSDLDKILFEHFHNGIKDSCGHELDRLGQRRLLSACEELKIELSLRKSWTIDLPGLVNNQPFHMELAREDLLRLARPWLDGITATCRKLKAKPARLLLVGGGTLMPAVRDCVQSVYHLDPSPGVDPLTAVARGAAIQAAILVGAVRDIVLLDVTPFSLGIKAHVGTDKFEFSKLIPKHTTIPTRRSQTYTTVMDNQTVVTIDVYQGESFDPSQNFKIGEFRLEGLIPAKAGVPQIHVTFDIDANCLLTITARDHATGRECGISIADSHLFTPAQMGTMKERLEKNTRAEAATRLLARIISSMTEMLENPDIAALSKLQTHIQDKVAELELHFSRYAPTRSDNEVILDLYQRRHGLSVELQLLLDRWSSLQQSSRSWIAEASHPQVEGEASIEAARQSLEAGEALLQRLQTSVQTGAEIAQQLRHWIAVLTDLPLSPAGEPEDIIEHLLQRSRYDEALEVLQRLGRPVNLRLAELGLEIFARRHDRDGYGTLLNDNARLLGVEKPDFSRLNQSVRIYSGSVVLVQCETASGRSSGTGFAISGREIATNRHVILASDGRLAAPEKISVTTSSGQCRIAVVRVPRGTHDDVAILQLSEAEPDLRPLRLGFSDLVELGERILTIGFPAPRDSNHKENLYCNSGLVNRIIKSELCSERVIEVSIELHGGISGAPILNEFGEVIGLLTFSLQWERVAESGHRATERSHYAIPVEILRRLWKST from the coding sequence ATGGGCTTATCGTCAATGTGGGGCATACTCTCGCGCAACCGTAAGGCCGCCCTTGCACGAGCGCGTCACAAACTGGACAAGGCAGTGCGTTCGAATAGCGTTTCCCTTTCGGTCGGCGGGAAGGCTTGGACGTGCTACGAGAAGGCGCTGGTGGTCGCCATGAAATGCGGGAGCGATGCAGTTACGAGCCTGGTACTCGACTTTGACCTGAAATTCCCATCCGGTGTAGCTCCTGTGGACTCGCCCTTGCGCGAAGGGCTGACGATTCTTATGGCAAGCGAGCCTGTTCCGGACCAGATACTTGAGGCTGCTCACCGCTTAGCTCTTCGCCACGGCGATACAGCTCAGATTAGACGAATAGAACATCTTACTTGCCTCAATCTTGCCAGACGTGGCGAGAGTGACCGTTTGATCTCAAAGCTACTTGGCCGCGTCAAGTGCGGCCTGTTGGGAAAACAGGAGATCGAAGAGGTGACCTCCGTCTACCTAAGCGCCCACCGCTTCAACGTTGCATCCCCGTGGACCGGCTTCTTCGAACGACTTCCCCACGATCAACTCCCGCGTATTCACGAAGTTCATGCACTGCTAGGCCGGTTTTTTGACGCAGCCGAGATTGCGGAGCTGTACGGAGATTCCCGCGCCGCATTATGCTATCTCCTGCAGTGTCCGGGAACGGAAGCAGCGTGCCGGGCGGTCAGCCTGAGCGAGGGGCGGGTCCATGACCCTGAATTGGCAGCGAAAGCGTACCATCACGCCGGCGAAGCCTTCTACCAGGATGGAAACTACGCAACGGCGGCTGAGCACTTCCATAAAGCGAATGATCCACTGTGGCTGAGTGACTGTTATCTATTGATGGGCCGGATCCCTGATGCGGTCAAATGGCGCCCGGAAATCTCTCCGGCATGGTTGGCGAGAGTCCGAGAGAATGCCGACCAGATGCTCCGCGATTTTACCCAGCAAGGAGTGTTGTTAGAGGCGATTCGGCTCGTTCGCGGGACGGCCGAGTCATTGCGGACCAAAAAGCATGAGGAGTACATCCGCAGCGAAGCAGCGCGATTGGATGAGATTCTGAATAGCCTGGTTCGCACTGCACGCGCATCTTTGGCAGAGGAATCGCGAGGCGCGCCGCCGGGAGCAGATGTGTTTCGTCGCTGGAGCGCGATAGAAGAGGCGGCGGGCAATTTTCTGGAAGCAGGGATTCAAGCCGAGTCTGCACAAGACTATTTGAGTGCCACGTTGATGTTCGAAAAAGCAGGGGCGTTCGGACAAGCTCTACGCGCCTTCGACCGCTCCTCTCGAAGTGATCATCTTGAACGCCGGGCAGAGCTCCTTGAGCGGGGCGGTGATTTGCTCATGGCTGGCCTGATTTACGAACGCCTGGGGCAAGTGGAAAAAGCCATAGCCCTGTTTGAGCAGACAGGTGAATTCGCACGGGCGGCTAATTTGCTGCGGAGCCAACTGAGCGACGAAAGGGCTGCGCTTGACGACCGTTATTTGAAGCTGGCCGCCAACGCGGGCCGTGCTGAAGAGGTTGCACAGCTATGCTGGGACTGTGCCGGCAAGTCCTCCCTGCCGGGAGAACGCGTGCGCTTTCTCCGGCGGATTAAGTTCATAGTCGAACAGGGTTATGTTGGCGCGGCCTGGGCCGAGCGCGTGGAAGGCGAGATAGCTCAGATTGATGCAGCCGGACGATCCTTGTTTGCAAGTCGCGCCGTGGAGTGGGCAGATAAAGCTGCCAGAGATGTTCTAGGGGCATACGTGCAAGCGCTTGGGGTCGATCTTGGGACCAGCAACAGCGTAGTCGCTCTTTACCAGAAACAGCTCGGTCAACCAGAGATTGTGGAACTAGATGGGAAGCAGTTGATCCCGTCCACTTTCGCAATAGATGAGGCCGGACGGGAAATAGTCGGCGTTTCCGCGGCAGGCTGGTTGGGGAAATCACCGTTAGCTCTCGTAACAGAAGCGAAGCGGGAGATGGGAAGTGGGAGATCCTATAAAGCTGACCAGCGCATGTACCGGCCAGAGGAGATTTCGGCGCGAATTCTTCAATACGCACAGCAACGGGCCAGCGAGTACCTGCGCCGAAAAATCGCCGAACGCATGGCCGCACTGGCGAAGAGCGAGTTTCGCAAAGAAGTGCCGGAGGAGTGGATCTCGGATTACCTGCGAGAGCACCCGCCGGCAACCGTGTTTGTTCAGGCGGTAATCACAGTCCCGGCGCATTTTAACGAAGCTCAAAAACAGGCGACTCGGGCTGCTACGGAAGTTGCCGGCATTAAGTTGCTCCGGCTGATTCATGAACCAACAGCAGCCTGTTTGGCGCAACCACCCTGGAAATCGCAGGGCGAAGGAGTGCTGGTGATTGACTTGGGAGCAGGCACCTTCGATCTCTCTTTGGTACAGGCAGCGGAAGGCATTTATGAAGTTCAGCAAATTGTGGGGAATTCCCGCCTCGGAAGTTCTGATTTGGACAAAATTTTGTTCGAACACTTTCACAATGGGATCAAAGACTCCTGCGGCCACGAATTGGATAGATTGGGACAGAGGCGTCTACTTTCAGCCTGTGAAGAATTGAAAATTGAGCTGTCGCTTCGGAAGTCGTGGACGATTGACCTGCCAGGCTTGGTCAATAATCAGCCATTTCACATGGAATTAGCGCGAGAGGATCTGCTACGGTTAGCGAGGCCGTGGCTTGATGGCATAACTGCCACCTGTCGAAAGCTGAAAGCTAAACCGGCGCGACTGTTGCTCGTGGGCGGAGGCACTCTGATGCCGGCGGTGCGGGACTGCGTTCAGAGCGTGTATCACCTCGATCCCAGCCCGGGAGTAGATCCTCTTACCGCAGTAGCCCGCGGCGCTGCCATTCAGGCAGCAATTCTCGTGGGCGCAGTACGCGACATAGTTCTGCTGGATGTCACGCCATTCAGCCTCGGCATCAAGGCGCATGTGGGGACGGACAAATTTGAGTTCAGCAAGCTAATCCCCAAACATACAACAATTCCAACACGACGTTCGCAAACATATACGACCGTCATGGACAACCAGACAGTCGTCACCATCGATGTTTATCAAGGCGAGTCTTTTGATCCGAGTCAGAATTTCAAAATCGGCGAGTTCCGGCTCGAAGGACTGATCCCAGCAAAAGCCGGTGTACCCCAGATCCATGTGACTTTTGACATCGATGCAAACTGTCTCCTTACGATAACGGCGCGCGACCATGCCACTGGACGAGAATGCGGTATCAGCATCGCGGACTCGCACCTCTTTACTCCTGCGCAGATGGGCACGATGAAGGAGCGGCTTGAGAAGAATACGCGGGCAGAAGCGGCGACGCGATTACTGGCGCGCATTATATCTTCCATGACGGAAATGCTGGAGAACCCCGATATTGCTGCATTGTCCAAACTTCAGACCCATATACAGGACAAAGTCGCGGAATTGGAGCTGCATTTTTCCCGATATGCTCCCACGCGCTCAGATAATGAGGTCATACTCGATCTTTATCAACGACGCCATGGCTTGTCCGTCGAACTGCAATTACTCTTGGATAGGTGGTCATCATTGCAGCAGAGCTCAAGATCCTGGATCGCAGAGGCGTCCCATCCGCAGGTGGAGGGAGAGGCAAGCATTGAAGCCGCAAGACAGTCGCTTGAGGCTGGGGAAGCATTGTTACAGCGCCTGCAAACAAGCGTACAGACCGGCGCTGAGATAGCACAACAATTGCGCCACTGGATTGCTGTTTTAACTGATCTTCCGCTGAGCCCGGCCGGCGAACCTGAAGATATCATCGAGCATCTTCTTCAACGTTCGCGCTATGACGAGGCCCTGGAGGTCCTGCAACGGCTAGGCCGCCCCGTTAACTTGCGCCTAGCAGAATTGGGTCTTGAGATTTTCGCCAGGCGGCATGACCGAGATGGCTACGGTACTCTACTTAACGATAATGCCAGACTGCTCGGAGTAGAGAAACCGGATTTCTCCCGGTTGAATCAGTCGGTGCGCATCTATTCCGGTTCGGTGGTGCTGGTGCAATGCGAGACTGCGTCTGGGCGGAGCAGCGGAACCGGCTTTGCCATCAGCGGGCGCGAGATCGCGACCAATCGCCATGTGATATTGGCATCCGATGGCCGCTTGGCAGCTCCTGAGAAGATTTCCGTCACAACTAGCAGCGGCCAATGCCGCATCGCTGTCGTTCGAGTGCCGCGGGGCACGCATGATGACGTGGCAATCCTGCAGCTTTCGGAAGCGGAACCCGATTTGCGGCCCTTGCGGCTGGGATTTTCCGATCTTGTCGAATTAGGCGAGCGCATTCTCACCATCGGCTTTCCTGCACCCCGAGATTCCAATCATAAAGAGAACCTCTACTGCAACAGCGGCCTTGTTAACCGGATCATCAAGAGTGAATTATGCAGTGAGCGCGTCATCGAAGTGAGCATCGAGCTTCACGGCGGCATCAGTGGCGCTCCGATCTTGAATGAATTTGGGGAGGTGATTGGATTACTCACTTTCTCCCTGCAATGGGAAAGGGTGGCAGAGAGTGGCCATAGGGCGACGGAGCGCTCCCACTATGCAATACCAGTGGAAATTCTTCGACGTCTTTGGAAGTCAACGTGA
- a CDS encoding ssDNA-binding domain-containing protein, protein MLNTIQNNQITTSWQLAQASVNSLAEAIQSGRSEALFTYLQTMAKFPTYSARNVLLIAAQRPTATHLEGMRSWNDLGRSVRPGEKGIRIFAPMLGVKPAIQNGSQAEENSKKAVRAKKTAATPPKETTQQSETQLLGFRGVYVFDVSQTGGEPLPDSRQPVDVAEKLEKLSAFAHAQGMTIEYADWIRPSKGSSYRGKIRLLPDMPPAEGLPVLLREVASQLLYTIRRRTFVTRALHQQEATAAAFVVCEALGLESKTDFSDCQLFYGDSRLLAESLAVVHRTAAAILGAISPEIAAPADAAQGVN, encoded by the coding sequence ATGCTTAACACAATCCAGAACAATCAAATTACAACCAGTTGGCAACTTGCCCAAGCCAGCGTTAACAGCTTGGCTGAGGCGATCCAGTCAGGGCGCAGCGAGGCTCTTTTCACCTATCTGCAAACGATGGCGAAGTTTCCCACCTACAGCGCCCGCAACGTCCTGCTAATCGCGGCACAGCGACCCACGGCAACACACCTTGAGGGAATGCGTAGCTGGAATGATCTAGGCAGGAGCGTCCGCCCCGGTGAAAAGGGAATCCGTATCTTTGCCCCGATGCTTGGAGTCAAACCCGCCATCCAGAACGGGAGCCAGGCCGAGGAGAACAGCAAGAAAGCTGTGAGAGCGAAGAAAACCGCCGCCACACCGCCAAAGGAAACAACGCAACAGTCCGAAACTCAGCTTTTGGGTTTTCGTGGAGTGTACGTTTTCGACGTTTCGCAGACCGGAGGAGAACCACTGCCGGATTCTCGCCAGCCCGTTGATGTGGCTGAGAAACTGGAAAAACTCAGCGCCTTTGCTCATGCGCAAGGCATGACCATTGAATATGCGGATTGGATCAGACCAAGTAAGGGCAGCTCTTACCGGGGGAAAATTCGCCTGTTGCCCGATATGCCCCCGGCTGAAGGGCTCCCGGTTTTGTTGCGGGAAGTAGCCAGCCAGCTGCTTTACACGATCAGGCGCCGGACGTTCGTAACCCGCGCCCTGCATCAGCAGGAAGCCACCGCCGCCGCTTTCGTGGTTTGCGAGGCTCTTGGACTCGAAAGCAAGACCGATTTTTCCGACTGCCAACTCTTCTACGGGGATTCCCGATTGTTGGCTGAGAGCCTTGCCGTTGTCCATCGTACAGCCGCCGCCATTCTTGGAGCCATCAGCCCTGAGATTGCAGCGCCCGCCGATGCTGCGCAGGGGGTGAACTAA